ATCATCTGGGGCATTTCGGGGTGGAGCAGGGGCTCGCCGCCCGCGATGCTCACTACCGGCGCACCGCATTCTTCAATTGCCGCCCACGCCTTTTCCTTAGGCATGCGCATGTCGAGTATGTTTTTGGGATACTGGATTTTCCCGCAGCCTGAGCACGCCAGATTGCACTGGAAAAGCGGTTCGAGCATCATTACCAAAGGATAGCGTTTTTCGCCTTTGAGGGTTTTCCCCAAGGCGTATTTAGCTACTGTCAATACTTGCGACAACGGCACTGCCATATAAATAATCTCCTAATACTTTGTTAAACGGGTCAATATTGCACTTTTCCCTCCGCTCTTCAACTTTTTTTTGCGCCCGCGCTCTTAAAAAAAATGCTTGTAAGATTTCGCGTCGGCGGCAAAATGGCTAACCGATTTTTTAAATACCGGCATAATTATAAATACAAAGATGAGATTCGACAAACTTTCCATCGTCGCGGTTGCGGCGGCATTCGGTTTTCTGACCGCAAATGCGGAAATTCTCACGCTCTCAAACGGCGACAGAATTTCCGGCAAAATTTCGCAGGCCGACGACGCTCAGGTCATTCTCGACACTGCGTTCGGCTCGATAAAAATTCCCCGCGCGTCGATTAGCGGAATCAGCGCAGACCAAAATTCGCCAGAGCTTACCCAGCAGGCGGCGGAAAAATCCGCCGAGGCAGCTCCCGCGCCCGCGGCAGCCCCAGCGGCGGACCCGACCGCGCCCGAAGCCGTCGAAAAAGAACCGCAGTGGATTACCGACTACCGCGAATTCGTCAAGGAGAACTTTCCCGAAGGCTGGCAGTTCAGGCTTCGCGGCGGCGTTGAATACCGCCAGACGACATCGAAAGTGTTCTCCGTCTACGGCGCGTTCGACCTCAAAAAAGAGTGGGACTTGAACAAGTTCTCCGCGACCGCCTACTACAACTATACGCAGGAAACAAGCACCAACGACGTTTCCAGCACCACCCTCGATAAATGGGGTATCGACACCAACTTCCGCCGCGACTTCGACGAAACCAGCCACTGGTATGTGCAAAACATTCTCAACTATAAAAAGGATATGGTCAAGGGCATCAAAGACCAGGTCGACGAGGCGATAACGCTTGGTTATAGGTTCGAGTTCGAACGCTACGGTTTGACAATCGACATCGCCCCCGGTCCCGCTGTCCGCTACATCAATGCCGACGACTTCAACACAAAGTGGGTGCTCATGGGTGTTGTCGCCGAAGACCTCGTTTGGGAAATCAGCAAACTTCTCCGCTTAGAACAGAACGGCTACGTCGGCATGAATCTCACCAATTCCAACCAGTACTCGGCGTATCTGCGAATCGGATTCATCGTGAAGGCGACCGACGTTCTCGAAATCGCCCTCCGCTATTCGTACGACTACGACGCCGTCAACGCTTCGACCGCCCAGAAAGAGGAACAGCGTCTGCTGCTCTCGTTCGAAGCCCCGTTTAATTGGCAGTAATTTTTTCAAAACTTAACGCAAAATAATAAAAAAACATGAAAGATCCTATTAAAATCGCAATCACGGGTGCCGCCGGACAAATCGGCTACTCCCTGCTTTTCCGCATTGCAAGCGGAGCAATCTTCGGTCCCGAACAGCCGGTAGACCTTAGCCTCATCGAAATCGAACCCGGCATGAAGGCTCTCGCGGGCGTCAAGATGGAGCTAGACGACTGTGCATTCCCGCTCCTCAACAAGGTCGTTACGACCTGCGACATGAACGAAGGCTTCTACGGCGCGAACTGGGCGCTGCTCGTCGGCAGCGTGCCACGCAAGGCGGGCATGGAACGCGGCGACCTCCTCGGCATCAACGGCAAGATTTTCATCGGTCAGGGCAAGGCTATCGAAGCAAACGCCGCCGACGATATCCGCGTTCTCGTTGTCGGCAACCCCTGCAACACGAACTGCTGGACGGCGATGAAAAACGCCCCCAAGATTCCCTCGAACAGATGGTTCGCGATGACCCGCCTCGACGAAAACCGCGCAAAGGCGCAGCTCGCCGAAAAGGCTGGCGTGCACGTCAACGAAGTCTCCAACATGACCATTTGGGGCAACCACTCGTCCACCCAGTATCCCGACTTCTACAACGCCAAAATCGACGGCAAGGCGGCTCTCGACGTCATCAAGGACGAAGCGTGGCTTAAAGACACGTTTATCCCGACTGTCCAGAAGCGCGGCGCGGCGGTTATCGCGGCTCGCGGCCTTTCCAGCGCGGCTTCGGCGGCAAACGCGGCAATCGATACCGTCCGCACTCTCGTCACCCCGACGAAAGCAGGCGACTGGTTCAGCGTCGGCGTTTGCTCCGACGGCAGCTACGGCACTCCCGCCGGTACGATTACCTCTCTCCCCGTCCGCTCGAACGGCAAAGACTGGGAAATCGTTCAGGGCATCGAGCTTAACGACTTCGCCAAGGAAAAAATCGCCGCCTCCAACGCGGAACTCCTCGAAGAACAAGCCGAAATCTCCAAGCTCTTCTAAAAAGGCGAGGCCCTTTACGATTATTTCTTATACAGCGGCGCGGGTATACCCGCGCCTTTTTTGTATAAGTACGCATTGCCGTTTGCAATGGCTTGGTTTTGCGAACTCAAAATGCGCTTGCCGAAACGTGAGCGCAAAGGCGAAGCCCTTGACGAAAACTTCTTATGCAACGGCGCGGGTATACCCGCGCCTTTTCTGTATAAGGGGCGCATTGCCGCTGGCAATGGCTTGGTGTAGGGAACTCTCAGGTGTTGGTTGCCGAAACGTGAGCGCAAAGGCGGAGCCCTTGATGTTCGGGCTTTGCTTGTGGCGGGGGGCGGTAGCGGCTCGAGTCGGCGTTTTAAATGCGGCTTTTGGTATGCGAGGAGGGCTGTATTGCGCCTAAAATTCGGCTATGAGTTTCCCGATTTTCAGACTGTCGGTTTCCCTGTTTTTTGCGGCTTCGCGGGCGGTCTGCGCCGGCGCGGGGAATTCGTTTTTGAAGTACGAAAACAGCATCTCGGAGTATTCGCGCGTAAATTCGGGGTGTCCCTGAAAGCACAGAACTTTATTGCCGATTCCGAACGATTCTACTGGGCAAAACTCGCTTCCCGAAAGGCGTTCCGCGCCGTCGGGCAGTTTCAAAACCTGGTCGTGGTGGTTGTAGTCGAGCCAGAAGCCGCCGTCGGGAAATTGTGCCGACATAAATTCGGACGCCGACGGCGAGAATCTGATTCCCTCGCCCCAGCCGACTTTTGCGCGTTCGACGTGTCCGCCGAGCGCGTCCGCCACGAGCTGGTGTCCGAAGCAGATTCCCGCTATTTTCGCGTTTGCCGCAAATGCCAAGCGCACAAAATTTTTCAGCCGCGCAATCCATTCGTCGGCGTCGTACGCGCTCGACAGGCTGCCCGTTATGACGTATTTTGCGCCCGCTTCGGGGCGGGGCAGTTCGCCGTGTTTTGCGTCGAATACGGCGAATTGCGTTGTTCCCGCCGCGCGGAAGAGGTCGGCGAAAAGTTGCGGATATTCGGGCGTAGGGCGTCCGAAGGCGCGTCTTTGCTCGCCGAAATCCTCGCATGAAATTATGTTTATTTTCACGGGAAACGACATCTTACACGCCCGCTGCAAAAATCAAATTTTTTTTGCAAAAAAACGGAGGCGTTTCCGTCTCCGTTCGTCGAGAGTTTTTGCGCGTCTGCGTTAGAAGGGGAGCGAGAAGCCGCCCGTGATTGACGACATCTTTTCTTCGCTCGCCTGTTTCGCTTTTGCCGCGGCGTCCTGAACCGCAGCCACGACCGAAGTTTCGACGCTCGCGGCGTCCTCCTTCAAAAATTCGGGGTCGATTTTTATCGATTTCAGTGCGCCCTGTCCGTTGACGACCGCCTTGACTGCGCCGCCCGCCGCCGAGCCTTCGATGTCGAGTGCTTCAAGCTCGCTTTGCGCGGCTTCCATTGCCTTTTGCATTTTCTGCGCCTGTTTGAGAAGTTTGCCTACTCCGGGCATGATGTTTCCTTTTTTTAATTGTGAATATTGCGGTTAAATGTGTTTTATTGTAACGAGTGTAAGGTCGTCGGCGTATGTCGAATTTTTCATGAAGCGTTCGACGTCGGCGATGATTTCGTTGTTGATGTCGGCGGCGTTTTTCGCGGCGACCGCCGAGACCTCCTCGGCGAGTTTTGCGGTTGTGTATTCGTTTCCGTCGGGGTCTGCTGCTTCGGTTATGCCGTCTGTGTATAGTGTGAAGATGTCGCCGCGGGCGAAGTCGAACGAGACGTCCTCCATCGTTTCGTCGAAGATGTCGGGCGCGACCATGCCGAGCGCCATTCCGCCGCTTCTGATTTTTTCGGTTTTCCCCGTGGCGGCGCGGTAGAGCAGGGCGGGTTCGTGCCCCGCGCGGGCGAGCGTGATTTTCGACGCGTTCGAGTCAATCACTGCGTAGACCATCGAGATAAACATGTCGGAGCGCATTGCCACCACCATTTCGGCGTTGAGCTTTCTGAGCGTGTCGGACGGCGACGCGCTTCCCCTCGCGATGTACCGCAGTTTTGTCTGGCAAATCGCCATGATAATCGCCGCCGAAACTCCCTTGCCCGACACGTCGCCCACGACTATTCCGAGCTTGCCGTCGGGCAGTTCGATGAAGTCGTAGAAGTCGCCGCCGATGAGCTGTTGCGGGAAGTATTTCACCGCGAATTCGAGGTTTTCCGTATTGGCGAGCTTTGCGGGCAGAAGGTATTGCTGCACGCCGCTTGCGAGGCGGAGGTCGAACTCCATTTTGTTTTTGAGGATTAGCGCGGAGACCGCCTCTATGTTGTGGAGCGCAAGTCCCGCCTGTTCTCCGAGCGAGCGCGCGAGCGAGAAATCCGTCCGCGTGAACGAGCAGCCCGAAATCGGGTTCGCCACCGCGAGCACTCCGTAGAGTTTGCCCGAAAATATCACGGGCACGGCAATCAGGCTGCGGATTTTCAGCGATTCGTCTTCGTGTTTTATTGCGCGCGTGTCCTTT
The Opitutia bacterium KCR 482 genome window above contains:
- a CDS encoding DUF481 domain-containing protein, which gives rise to MRFDKLSIVAVAAAFGFLTANAEILTLSNGDRISGKISQADDAQVILDTAFGSIKIPRASISGISADQNSPELTQQAAEKSAEAAPAPAAAPAADPTAPEAVEKEPQWITDYREFVKENFPEGWQFRLRGGVEYRQTTSKVFSVYGAFDLKKEWDLNKFSATAYYNYTQETSTNDVSSTTLDKWGIDTNFRRDFDETSHWYVQNILNYKKDMVKGIKDQVDEAITLGYRFEFERYGLTIDIAPGPAVRYINADDFNTKWVLMGVVAEDLVWEISKLLRLEQNGYVGMNLTNSNQYSAYLRIGFIVKATDVLEIALRYSYDYDAVNASTAQKEEQRLLLSFEAPFNWQ
- a CDS encoding malate dehydrogenase, giving the protein MKDPIKIAITGAAGQIGYSLLFRIASGAIFGPEQPVDLSLIEIEPGMKALAGVKMELDDCAFPLLNKVVTTCDMNEGFYGANWALLVGSVPRKAGMERGDLLGINGKIFIGQGKAIEANAADDIRVLVVGNPCNTNCWTAMKNAPKIPSNRWFAMTRLDENRAKAQLAEKAGVHVNEVSNMTIWGNHSSTQYPDFYNAKIDGKAALDVIKDEAWLKDTFIPTVQKRGAAVIAARGLSSAASAANAAIDTVRTLVTPTKAGDWFSVGVCSDGSYGTPAGTITSLPVRSNGKDWEIVQGIELNDFAKEKIAASNAELLEEQAEISKLF
- a CDS encoding GMP synthase produces the protein MKINIISCEDFGEQRRAFGRPTPEYPQLFADLFRAAGTTQFAVFDAKHGELPRPEAGAKYVITGSLSSAYDADEWIARLKNFVRLAFAANAKIAGICFGHQLVADALGGHVERAKVGWGEGIRFSPSASEFMSAQFPDGGFWLDYNHHDQVLKLPDGAERLSGSEFCPVESFGIGNKVLCFQGHPEFTREYSEMLFSYFKNEFPAPAQTAREAAKNRETDSLKIGKLIAEF
- a CDS encoding YbaB/EbfC family nucleoid-associated protein translates to MPGVGKLLKQAQKMQKAMEAAQSELEALDIEGSAAGGAVKAVVNGQGALKSIKIDPEFLKEDAASVETSVVAAVQDAAAKAKQASEEKMSSITGGFSLPF
- a CDS encoding SpoIIE family protein phosphatase, producing the protein MESPETIFLCAAVALVSFGLGLYWRREYFRAREEIDRQREETDVVIEFLHKTAEDIGSAGEPSHYKSNLYKRIVRATALSCGAMSACLYEKLPDGQLKAMATEGLFPPQSKKIPKQKSDILRSKFLEDALAEEILAPNSGIVGRVAAEKRGILVKRAEKDTRAIKHEDESLKIRSLIAVPVIFSGKLYGVLAVANPISGCSFTRTDFSLARSLGEQAGLALHNIEAVSALILKNKMEFDLRLASGVQQYLLPAKLANTENLEFAVKYFPQQLIGGDFYDFIELPDGKLGIVVGDVSGKGVSAAIIMAICQTKLRYIARGSASPSDTLRKLNAEMVVAMRSDMFISMVYAVIDSNASKITLARAGHEPALLYRAATGKTEKIRSGGMALGMVAPDIFDETMEDVSFDFARGDIFTLYTDGITEAADPDGNEYTTAKLAEEVSAVAAKNAADINNEIIADVERFMKNSTYADDLTLVTIKHI